In the Helianthus annuus cultivar XRQ/B chromosome 11, HanXRQr2.0-SUNRISE, whole genome shotgun sequence genome, one interval contains:
- the LOC110919102 gene encoding uncharacterized protein LOC110919102 produces the protein MESSEAVDGADVVIPLSSVKQVTDRYANTLYGYFLGKRLAFPVVDFFAKNNWMKYGLSRLMMNANGFFFFKFKTKEGMDQMLEDGPWMIRNVPIILKEWSASIKLEKEDIKAIPVWVKMHDVPLAAFTEDGYARALIEVQAGVELKKSVTIAIPSLDGNGHSMVEVKIDYDWEPLRCSSCCVFGHDDSSCPKNPQISSVGDVEKKNDDFQVVGAKKKKANNQGLHMKNQKPKLVYRPVVHPKSKSSLRSPLINQVPMSNPFDILKDDDGSQGGAHMGRVQKKATQSSNRQDSDEEVVEGQAPLPQSSQMDRLLLVRVKGLLVCGNFIFDDGG, from the exons ATGGAGTCTAGTGAAGCTGTAGACGGAGCAGATGTGGTGATACCATTGTCTTCGGTTAAACAAGTTACTGACAGGTATGCCAACACTTTGTATGGGTATTTTCTGGGTAAACGTCTGGCATTTCCTGTGGTGGATTTCTTTGCAAAGAACAATTGGATGAAATATGGTTTGTCTAGACTTATGATGAATGCGAACggattctttttctttaagttcaaGACTAAAGAAGGGATGGACCAGATGTTAGAGGATGGACCTTGGATGATAAGGAATGTACCTATAATCTTGAAAGAGTGGTCGGCTTCCATCAAGTTGGAAAAAGAGGATATAAAGGCTAttccagtttgggtcaagatgcatgatgtgccgttagCGGCATTTACTGAGGATGG CTATGCTAGAGCTCTTATTGAAGTTCAGGCAGGGGTTGAGTTAAAGAAGAGTGTAACTATTGCAATCCCATCTTTGGACGGTAATGGTCATTCAATGGTGGAGGTAAAAATTGAttatgattgggagcctttaaggTGTTCATCTTGCTGTGTTTTCGGTCATGATGATAGCTCGTGTCCTAAGAACCCTCAGATAAGTTCGGTTGGGGATGTAGAGAAGAAGAATGATGACTTTCAGGTTGTGGGTGCCAAAAAGAAGAAAGCTAATAATCAAGGTCTTcatatgaaaaatcagaagcctaagTTGGTCTATAGACCAGTTGTCCACCCTAAATCAAAATCGTCCTTGAGGAGTCCGCTGATTAATCAGGTTCCAATGTCGAACCCTTTTGACATCCTTAAGGACGATGACGGAAGTCAGGGAGGTGCCCATATGGGCCGAGTGCAGAAGAAGGCTACGCAGTCAAGTAATAGGCAGGATTCGGATGAGGAGGTcgttgaa gggcaagcacctcttccacaaaGTTCTCAAATGGATAGGCTTTTGTTGGTTCGTGTGAAGGGGTTGCTAGTTTGTGGCAACTTTATCTTCGATGATGGCGGTTGA